In Mastigocladopsis repens PCC 10914, a single window of DNA contains:
- a CDS encoding NAD(+) kinase, translated as MPKAGIIYNDVKPIAGRIAIELKDKFTAAGWDVCITSAVGGILGYSTPDSPVCHTPIEGLTPPGFDSEMKFAVVLGGDGTVLAASRLVAPCGIPMLTVNTGHMGFLTETYLNQLPQAIEKLLLGHYEIEERAMLTIKVFRGDSILWEALCLNEMVLHREPLTSMCHFEIAIGRHAPVDIAADGVIISTPTGSTAYSLSAGGPVVTPGVPVLQLVPICPHSLASRALVFPDTEPVKIYPVNTPRLVMVVDGNGGCYVMPEDKVHLEKSHYCARFIRLQPPEFFRILREKLGWGLPHIAKPTSVELP; from the coding sequence GTGCCCAAAGCAGGCATTATCTACAATGACGTTAAGCCGATAGCGGGTCGAATCGCTATCGAACTAAAAGACAAGTTCACCGCTGCAGGGTGGGATGTCTGCATCACATCAGCCGTAGGTGGAATATTGGGTTATTCTACTCCCGACAGTCCCGTATGCCACACCCCAATCGAGGGACTAACACCGCCTGGATTTGATTCAGAAATGAAGTTTGCGGTGGTGTTAGGTGGAGATGGTACAGTTCTGGCTGCTTCTCGTTTGGTAGCCCCCTGTGGTATCCCAATGTTAACGGTGAATACTGGTCACATGGGGTTTTTGACAGAAACTTACCTCAATCAATTGCCTCAAGCAATAGAAAAGTTGCTCTTGGGTCATTATGAAATTGAGGAAAGAGCGATGCTCACTATCAAGGTTTTCCGGGGAGATTCTATCCTATGGGAAGCTCTGTGCTTAAATGAAATGGTGCTGCATCGGGAACCATTGACCTCTATGTGCCATTTTGAAATAGCAATTGGTCGGCATGCGCCAGTGGACATTGCAGCCGATGGTGTGATTATATCTACGCCGACTGGTTCTACAGCATATTCGTTGAGTGCTGGTGGTCCGGTCGTGACTCCTGGTGTACCTGTGTTGCAGCTTGTACCCATCTGTCCCCACTCTCTAGCCTCAAGGGCGTTGGTGTTTCCAGATACTGAGCCAGTAAAGATCTACCCAGTAAATACTCCTCGGCTGGTCATGGTCGTGGATGGTAACGGAGGGTGCTATGTTATGCCAGAGGATAAGGTTCATTTAGAGAAATCCCACTACTGCGCCCGGTTCATTCGCCTGCAACCGCCAGAGTTTTTCCGGATTTTACGAGAAAAACTGGGTTGGGGTTTACCACACATTGCTAAACCTACCTCTGTGGAATTACCATAG
- a CDS encoding DUF5340 domain-containing protein yields MEQIPLPSPIHYELILQLLERQTMLAVSNNPDLRHQVNQLIISLRKAVVQQKQLEEICQSSSVEIDHRWSLNHLNTEDVAAPD; encoded by the coding sequence ATGGAGCAAATTCCTCTGCCTTCACCTATCCACTACGAACTGATACTGCAACTGTTAGAGAGACAAACCATGCTAGCAGTCAGCAACAATCCGGATTTGCGGCATCAGGTGAATCAGCTTATTATTAGCCTGCGTAAAGCAGTTGTACAACAAAAGCAATTGGAAGAAATTTGCCAGTCTTCCTCTGTTGAGATTGATCACCGTTGGTCGCTCAATCATCTAAACACTGAGGATGTTGCTGCTCCCGACTGA
- the nblR gene encoding response regulator transcription factor NblR, with translation MTLAHNPCVLLIESDESLANQLAFDLKEAGYDPIVAHDGTNGIQYSRDREPALVVIDRMLAGESGLSLCKNFRTTGMRSPVLVLMARDTVDDRVACLEAGADDYFLKPYRAEDFLNLVRLYLKPDIDTSEQLRFGDLVLDIATRRAILNGRAIDLTMKEFELLKYLMEHPREVLTREQILENVWGYDFMGESNVIEVYIRYLRLKIEDEGQKRLIQTVRGVGYVLRET, from the coding sequence ATGACGCTTGCTCATAACCCTTGTGTTTTGCTGATTGAAAGCGACGAGAGCCTAGCAAATCAGCTTGCTTTTGATTTGAAAGAAGCTGGTTATGACCCCATCGTGGCTCATGATGGGACAAATGGTATACAATACAGCCGCGATCGCGAGCCAGCTTTAGTAGTGATTGACCGAATGCTAGCAGGAGAATCAGGACTCTCGCTGTGTAAAAATTTCAGAACCACTGGAATGCGATCGCCTGTCCTAGTGCTGATGGCAAGGGATACTGTTGATGATCGTGTAGCTTGCTTAGAAGCAGGAGCTGACGATTACTTTCTTAAGCCTTACCGCGCCGAGGACTTTTTGAACCTGGTTCGCCTATACTTAAAGCCTGATATCGATACTTCCGAGCAGTTGCGTTTTGGCGACCTAGTATTAGATATAGCAACCCGCCGCGCCATACTCAATGGACGGGCAATTGACTTAACAATGAAGGAATTTGAATTGCTCAAGTATCTGATGGAACATCCCCGTGAGGTATTAACCCGCGAACAAATTTTGGAAAATGTTTGGGGTTACGACTTTATGGGCGAGTCGAATGTGATTGAAGTGTACATTCGCTACTTGCGACTGAAAATAGAAGATGAAGGTCAAAAGCGCCTCATTCAAACTGTGCGGGGTGTGGGTTACGTATTAAGGGAAACTTGA
- the trpC gene encoding indole-3-glycerol phosphate synthase TrpC: MQIRRRRPNPAVAVSTMRYQVAIPDAQPNNILEEIVWHKEEEVDQMREKLSLQELQRQALEAPLPLDFVTALRQGKTKPALIAEVKKASPSKGILREDFEPVEIALKYQKGGASCLSVLTDEKFFSGSFENLARVRAKVDLPLLCKDFVIYPYQMYMARVRGADAVLLIAAILSDQDLQYFVKIAKTLKMVALIEVHTLAELDRVLAIDSVSLVGINNRNLEDFSVNVQTTCELLAARVKELQQRNIVVVSESGLQTPDDLTLIEQAGASAVLIGESLVTQLDPEIAIANLFGKSSTPA; the protein is encoded by the coding sequence ATGCAAATCCGTCGCCGTAGACCTAACCCAGCTGTTGCTGTATCCACAATGCGGTATCAGGTCGCCATACCTGATGCCCAGCCAAACAACATTTTAGAAGAAATTGTTTGGCATAAGGAAGAAGAAGTTGACCAAATGCGGGAAAAGCTGTCTTTGCAGGAGTTGCAGCGTCAAGCGCTTGAAGCACCTCTTCCCCTTGATTTTGTGACAGCTTTGCGGCAAGGCAAAACAAAGCCAGCTTTGATTGCTGAAGTCAAAAAAGCCTCTCCCAGTAAAGGAATTTTACGAGAAGATTTTGAGCCTGTGGAGATTGCGTTAAAGTATCAAAAAGGTGGTGCGAGTTGTCTTTCGGTTCTCACTGATGAAAAGTTCTTCTCTGGCAGCTTTGAAAACTTAGCCCGGGTACGCGCCAAAGTAGATTTACCCTTATTATGCAAGGATTTTGTCATTTATCCCTACCAAATGTACATGGCTCGTGTTCGAGGTGCGGATGCTGTCTTGTTGATTGCGGCTATACTTAGTGATCAAGATTTGCAATACTTCGTCAAAATTGCCAAAACCTTGAAAATGGTAGCTTTAATTGAAGTCCATACCTTAGCAGAACTTGACCGTGTATTAGCTATAGATAGCGTATCACTGGTGGGTATTAATAATCGCAACTTGGAAGATTTCTCTGTGAATGTACAAACAACTTGCGAACTGTTGGCAGCAAGGGTAAAGGAATTGCAGCAAAGGAACATTGTGGTTGTGAGCGAGTCAGGATTACAGACTCCCGATGATCTGACATTGATAGAACAAGCAGGAGCATCCGCTGTCCTCATTGGAGAGTCTCTGGTAACACAACTAGATCCAGAAATAGCGATCGCCAACCTTTTTGGCAAATCTTCAACCCCCGCATAA
- a CDS encoding DUF192 domain-containing protein yields the protein MISRLYLLSIILGILLAGCSPPTPAVPPSVTPTQAQAPMYSDRPLTTNAGQQLPISAVAIVPDGTKIQLEVARTPQQQAMGLMHRPTLPQNRGMLFSFPSPFPASFWMKNVPVPLDMVFMRDGIVQYIAASAPPCNSDPCPTYGPQTPINQVIELRSGRATELGLKVGSRVKIEFLDSSSSRK from the coding sequence ATGATTAGTCGGTTATATTTGCTGTCAATAATTTTGGGCATTTTGCTAGCGGGCTGTTCACCTCCAACACCAGCAGTTCCTCCCTCTGTTACGCCTACTCAAGCTCAAGCACCAATGTATTCGGATAGACCACTTACGACGAATGCGGGTCAACAACTACCGATTTCAGCTGTGGCGATTGTTCCTGATGGGACAAAAATTCAATTAGAAGTAGCGCGGACACCCCAACAGCAAGCTATGGGGTTGATGCATCGACCTACTTTGCCACAGAATCGGGGAATGTTGTTTTCTTTTCCATCACCGTTCCCAGCCAGTTTCTGGATGAAGAATGTACCCGTACCACTGGATATGGTTTTTATGCGCGATGGGATAGTGCAGTATATTGCTGCTTCCGCACCTCCGTGCAATAGCGATCCTTGTCCCACCTATGGTCCCCAAACACCAATTAACCAAGTGATTGAACTGCGTTCTGGACGAGCGACGGAGTTGGGTTTAAAGGTTGGCTCTCGTGTCAAAATTGAATTCTTAGACTCCAGTTCTTCGCGGAAATAA
- a CDS encoding DUF2949 domain-containing protein gives MSPSTYSRFIHFLQEDLAISAASIAVALRHREQDPGPLPMILWQYGLISLEQLEQIYDWLETA, from the coding sequence ATGTCACCATCAACGTATTCTAGATTTATTCACTTTTTGCAGGAAGATTTGGCAATTTCCGCAGCTTCCATTGCAGTCGCTCTTCGTCACCGAGAGCAAGATCCTGGTCCTTTGCCGATGATTCTTTGGCAATATGGGTTGATTAGCCTAGAACAGTTAGAACAAATATATGATTGGCTGGAAACAGCATAG